Below is a window of Cupriavidus sp. MP-37 DNA.
CGCGTGCTGTCGGCCTTCATGGTGCAGCACTACCTGGAGCAGCCGGCACCGCCTATCGTGGTGGTCAGCCACGTGCCGGACGATGGCGCGGTGCTCGAGGCGCTGGCGCTGCACGCCGGGCGCAAGGTCACGCTGGTGCGCCAGCCGCAGGGCCAGCGCAAGATCTGGCTGGAGATGGCGCAGCAGGGCGCGGCGCTGGCGCTGTCGCGCCGCCTGGCCGAGCAGGGCAGCCAGGAAGCGCGCACGCGCGCACTGGCGGAAACCATCGGGCTCGACCTGGAAGACCTGGCGCTGCTGCGCGTCGAGTGCTTCGACATCAGCCATACCGCCGGCGAGGCCACGCAGGCGTCGTGCGTGGTCTACCACCACCACGACATGCAGAACGGCGAATATCGCCGCTATAACATCCAGGACATCATCCCCGGAGACGACTACGCGGCGATGCGGCAAGTGCTGACGCGGCGCTACCAGAAGCTGGTCGAGCAGATCCAGGAAGACGGTGGCGCGGAAGGCGGCAGCGAGGCCGCGGCGCTGGTGCCGCAGATTGTGCTGATCGATGGCGGCAAGGGCCAGGTCGAGGTGGCGCGGCAGGTGTTCGAGGAACTGGGGCTGGATATCGGCCTGCTGGTGGGCGTGGCCAAGGGCGAGGGCCGCAAGGTCGGGCTGGAAACGCTGGTGTTCGCCGATGGGCGGCCCGCGCTGGAACTGGGCCAGGGCAGTGCCGCGCTGATGCTGGTGGCGCAAATCCGCGACGAGGCGCACCGCTTCGCCATCACCGGCATGCGCGCGCGCCGCGCCAAGACCCGCACCACCTCGCGGCTGGAAGAGATCGAGGGCATCGGCGCGCGCCGGCGCCAGAAGCTGCTGACCCGCTTCGGCGGCCTGCGCGGCGTGATGGCCGCCAGCGTCGACGAACTGGCCAGCGTCGAAGGCATTTCGCGTGGGCTTGCCGAGGAAATCTATCGTCAGCTGCACTGACCATGGCAGGCTTTAAAGGCAGCGGGCCGGCACGATAATCGCCAGGAATGCTCGATTGACGCCGAAATCGGCGACAATCGCAGGATTGGTTACCGTCCCCCCGCCGTCCGAGTTCCATGCCCTTCAATATCCCGATCCTGCTGACCTGGCTTCGCGTTGCCATGATTCCACTGGTGGTAGGGGTCTTCTACCTGCCCGACGCCTGGCTGCCGATGCACACCAAGAACCTGACCGCGGCGGCATTCTTCATCATCGCCGCGGTGACCGACTGGCTGGACGGCTTCCTCGCGCGGCGCTGGAACCAGACTTCGTCGTTCGGTGCATTCCTGGATCCGGTCGCGGACAAGCTGATGGTGACCGCGGCGCTGCTGTCGCTGCTGGCGCTGGACCGGGTCACCGACCTGATCGCGCTGGTCATCATCGGCCGGGAAATCACCATCTCGGCGCTGCGCGAGTGGATGGCGCAGATCGGCGCCTCCAAGAGCGTCGCGGTGAATTTCCTCGGCAAGCTCAAGACCACGGTGCAGATGGTTGCGATTCCGCTGCTGCTGTTCAGCGACCGCCTGTTCGGTTTTGACGCCCATCTGCTCGGCACCTGGATGATCTACGTGGCGGCAGTGCTGACGCTGTGGTCGATGATCTACTACATGAAGCTGGCGTGGCCGCAGATCCGCGAACGCAGCAGCGTGGTGGCGCGCGCCGGGGCGCCGAAGTGAAAAGAAAATTCGAAAAAGAGGTTGACGGCGAGGGCAGTTCTTTGCATAATCTCATTCTCGTTGCTGACGACACAAACGAAAGCAGCAAGATAAGGTGGGTTTAGCGCAAGATGTTGTGAGATATCAGCGTTTTGCAGCATAAAACACCTTGATTTGATTTCAGTAGTGCCCTGCGGGAGTAGCTCAGTTGGTAGAGCGCAACCTTGCCAAGGTTGAGGTCGCGAGTTCGAGACTCGTCTCCCGCTCCAGGTCAAAACAGGCCCGGCAGCGTGATCACCGCGGTGCGGGGCTGGCAGTCAAAGTTGTATGCGGGAGTAGCTCAGTTGGTAGAGCGCAACCTTGCCAAGGTTGAGGTCGCGAGTTCGAGACTCGTCTCCCGCTCCAATCCCCAAAGGGAAGCCACGCTTCCCTTTTTGTTTGGGTTGAATCGCCGTACAGCGGCATGCCGCATCGATGCGCTGCGGCAGCCTCGGCTGAATGCGGATACAATCCAGCAGCACGTCACCTGGCGGGGTGGCAGAGTGGTTATGCAGCGGCCTGCAAAGCCGTGTACGCCGGTTCGATTCCGACCTCCGCCTCCAGTTGCAAGCAGAACGGCACCCTCGGGTGCCGTTTTTGTTTTCCGCGGCCGGCTGCGCCGCCGCGACGTGGCGGGCATGTTACATTACTCCTGTCGTACGCTTTTCGGGGGGCTCCGCGGCTGGTCTGGCGGGGCAGCATGTCAATCGCCATCCCCGATCCGTGACGCGCCGCCGGCGTGTCCGGGGCCGCTGCGGCACTTCCCGTTCTTCCCCGTTCCGATGCTGCTGCCGATGGTCGCGGCGACTGTCCCGCGCTGACCGCTGGTGCGCGCCGGATGCGCTGTGCCAGTTGCCAGGGCAAGGGAACGGGTGAGCCGTTCAGCCCCTGACACGAGGAACTCCGCACGCATGCATCACGCCACCCCGCTTATCAGTACCATCGTCGGCGGTATCGTCCTGGCCTTTATCCTTGGCGCGGTCGCCAGCCGGCTGCGCCTGCCGCCGTTGATCGGCTACCTGTGCGCGGGCATCGTGGTGGGGCCGCATACGCCCGGCTACACCGCCGACCAGGCGCTGGCACCGGAACTGGCCGAGCTGGGCGTGATCCTGCTGATGTTCGGCGTGGGCCTGCATTTCTCGATCAAGGACCTGATGGCGGTCAAGCGCATCGCCATTCCCGGCGCGGTGGTGCAGATCGGCATCGCCACGCTGATGGGCATGCTGGTGTCGTGGGGCTTTGGCTGGTCGTGGGGGCAGGGGCTGGTGTACGGGCTGGCGCTGTCGGTGGCCAGCACCGTGGTGCTGCTCAAGGCCCTGCAGGAGCGCAACCTGGTGGAATCGCCGCAAGGACGCATCGCCGTCGGCTGGCTGATCGTCGAAGATCTGGCAATGGTGCTGGCGCTGGTGCTGCTGCCGGCGATGGCTAGCCTGCTCGCCGGCGCGGGCGAGACTGCCGATGCCGGCCCGGGCACGGGCGAAGTGGTGCTGGCGATCTTCGCCACGCTTGGCAAGGTGGCGGCGTTCGTCGCGGTGATGCTGGTGATCGGCCGCCGCTTTATCCCCTGGATGCTCGAACGCATCGTCTGGACCGGCAACCGCGAGATGTTCCGGCTGGGCGTGCTGGCGACGGCGCTGGGCGTGGCCTATGGCGCTTATGCGCTGTTCGGCGTGTCGTTCGCGCTGGGCGCGTTCTTTGCGGGCATGGTGCTGGCGGAATCCGAGTTCAGCCATCGCGCGGCGGAGGAATCGCTGCCGCTGCGCGACGCCTTCGCCGTGCTGTTCTTCGTTTCGGTGGGCATGCTGTTCGATCCCATGGTGCTGGTGAATGACCCGTGGGGCGTGCTGGCGACGGTGTTTATCATCGTGGTCGGCAAGTCGCTGGCGGCGCTGGGCATCGTGCGCGCCTTCGGGCATGCGGGGCAGACCGGCATGACCATCGCCGTCAGCCTGGCGCAGATCGGCGAGTTCTCGTTCATCCTCGCCAGCCTGGGCGTCTATCTGAAGATCCTGCCCGAGCGCGGCCAGGCGCTGATCCTGGCCGGTGCGCTGCTGTCGATCATGCTCAATCCCGTGCTGTTCCACATGCTCGACCTGTACACCGCGCGCCGCAGCCGCGGCGCGGACCCGCAGCCGGCCTGAGTGGCTTCCTTCAGGCGCCGATGCGCGGCGCCATCGTGCGCAGGTATTCGGTGAACGCCAGCAGCCCCTGGGTCGGGAACTTGTCCTGGTGCACGACCAGCTGCAGCGGGCGCACGATGCGCGGCAGGCCCTCGCGGATCGCCACCAGCGTGCCGCGCTCCAGTTCGTCGCGCACCACGTGCAGCGACAGGCAGCTGACGCCAAAGCCGCTCATCACCGCGCGCTTGATCGCCTCGGCATTGCCCAGTTCGAGCGCGAAGCGCAATTCGCCCAGCAGCGGCACCAGCCGCTCCTCGATGACCTCGCGCGTGCCCGAGCCGGGCTCGCGCACGATCCACTCGGCATCGCGCAGCGCCACCAGGTCATGGGGGGCGGCGGCAAGCGGGTGGGACGGGCCGACGATCACGACCATCTCGTCGTCGCACCAGCGCACGCTGCGCAGGTCGCGTTCATGGCTGGCGCCTTCGACCAGGCCGATATCGGCTTCGAACTGAAGCAGCGACTGCAGCACCTCGCGGGTATTGCCGATACGCAGGTCCAGCGTGCATGGGCCGCTGCGCGAGTGGCGGAAGCCGGCCAGCAGCGGCGGCAGCATATAGCTGCCGATGGTGTTGCTGGCGGCGATGCGCAGCTGGACGCCGGTCTGGCCGGCAAACCGCTCCAGTTCCTGCGCCTGGTCCAGCAGCGACAGCGCGCGCGGAAAGAACTGCCGACCGGTCTCGTTGATGCTGAGTCGGCGCGCGATGCGGTCGAACAGCGGACTGTCCAGCGCGCGCTCGAGCTCGGCCAGCGAGGCACTGACCGCGGACTGCGACATCGCCAGCGCCTGTGCCGCCGCCATCGTGCTGCCATGCTGGGCGACCGCGACGAAGACCGACAGCTGGCGCAGCGTCAGGCGCAGCGGGCGCTGTTCCGGCCGTGGTGCCGCCGTAGGAGTGGGGTGCAGGTCCATATCGAAAATATCAATAACGCATAACGATATTACCCGTTTTACGGGTTAGGTGGGCGCCATTACGCTTGAGTCACTAAAGCACCCAACCCGAGCCTGCCATGTCTTCCGTCTCCAGCCCCCGCACCGCTCCGGCCGCCGCGCCGGCCTTGCCACCGCCCTGGTCGCAGCGATTGCTGACCTTGCTCCCGCTTGGGGGCATTGCCTGGCTGGCGATTGCGCTGGCCGAGCATCCGGCGGTGGCCCGCTACGGCCTGAGCGCGCTGACGCTGGCCATGTGCGCCGGCATGGTCGCGGCCAATACGCTGCCGCGCCATTGGCTGGCGCCGCTGGCGCCTGGCATGCAGGTGGCGCGGCACTACCTGCTGCGGCTCGGCGTGGCGCTGTACGGGCTGCGCCTGACCTTCGCCTCGATCGTTGCGCTGGGTTTGCCGGGCATCGCCGTGCCGCTGACCATGCTGGTCGCCACGCTGCTGTTCGGCACCTGGGTGGGCACTGCCTTCTTCGGCCTGAGCCGCCGCGAGGCCATCCTGGTCAGTTCCGGCAGCGCCATCTGCGGCGCGGCCGCGGCCATCGCGGTGTCGTCGGTGGTGCGCACCGACGACAAGCAGACCGCCGTGGCGGTGGCGACGGTGGTGCTGTTCGGCACCGTCGGCATGCTGCTCTATCCCTACCTGTATGAACTGGCCACCGGCCACTGGCACTGGGCCGTCAGCGAGCGCATGTTCGGCATCTTCACCGGGGCAACGCTGCACGAGGTGGCGCAGGTGATCGCCGCCGGCAAGATGATCAGCGAGCCGACCGCCGACGCCGCCGTGGTGGCCAAGATGGTGCGCGTGCTGGCGCTGGGCCCGCTGCTGCTGGTGATGGCGCTGTGGCCGCAAGGCGGATCGCAGTCGGCACAGGGCGGCCCCGGTGCCGGCCGCCTGCGCGGCATCATGAAGTCGGTGCCGTGGTTCGCGGTCGGCTTTGTCGCGGTGATGGCGGTCAACTCGGCTGGCGCCGTGCCCGCCGCCTGGAAGGCGCCGCTGATCGCGCTCGACAACTGGCTGCTGGCCTGCGCGATGCTGGCGATCGGCCTGCACACGCGCATCGGCGACCTGGTGCGCGCCGGCCGCAAGCCGCTGGCGCTGGCCGGGGTGTTGTTTGTGTTCCTGATGGGGGTGGGAGCGCTGATGTGCTACGCGATGGCGTGACGGGCGCGGACCTGACGTTATCGGAAGAGGGGGCGATGGCTCCCTCTTTTGCTTGAGGCAGCAACTGCCCGGCAACTGGCCGGGCAACTCTTCCTGGTGCGGCCGACGGGACTCGAACCCGTAAGCCTGGAAAGGCGGCAGATTTTAAGTCTGCTGAGTCTACCAATTTCTCCACGGCCGCACGGCAAGCCCGGTATTGTGGTGGCTTGGCATCCCGGACGCAAGTGCGCGGGCGGGCGGACCCGCAAACAAGTCGTCGGCCTGCCGCCTCAGGCCGAAAAGTGACGACACTGTTACGGCTGGTAACAATGTCGTGTGCGCCGTTGCACCTGGAAATTTCCGAACCCCTACAATACCAGTTACGAGACATCCCACTTTGAGAGGCGGATATGAAACGTTGGTGGCTTGCAGCATTCGGTATTGCCGCCGGGTTGGCGTCTGGCGCAGCCATGGCCCATGTGAGTGTCGGCGTATCCGTCGGCGTTCCGGGCGTGGTGATTGGTGCGCCGGCGTATTATCCGCCCGCTCCGGCTTACTATGGCCCGCCGCCGGTCGTGGTGGCGCCGGCGCCGGTGTATTACGGCCCGCCGCCGGTGGTGGTTCGCCCGCGCCCGGTCTACTACGGTCCTGGCTATTACGGTCCGCCGCGCTATTACGGCGGCCACCGCGGCTACTATGGCCCGCCGGGTTATCACCGTGGGCGCGGCCATGGCCATGGCCATGGTCACGGCAGGTGGCGCGACTGAGCGCGATCCTCCCGCCAGCTTTCCCTGGAAGGGCCCCGTTGCGGGGCCCTTTCGTTTTGGCGCTGCGGTGCGACATAACGGCGCCGGGCTGGTTCCCGCTCAGCGTGGCGCAATTTGATCGAGGTCAAAATATTTGAACAGACTGCTCAAAGCGTCACCTGCATCAACATAAGGGTTTTCCCTAAACTACTTATGTGACATCGCGATGACGCCGGCTTATCCGGCGTGCGATGCCGTGACCAACCAAGAAGCAAGGGGAATCTCATGAAGATCAAACAAGCCGTGATTGCCGCCGCCGCGCTGGCGTTCCTGGGCACTGCGTCCACCGCCTCTTTCGCCGCTGTCGGCAAGGTCGACCCGTATCTCGACGGCGCCAAGACCGGCGCGGTCGACCCGTACACCGATGGCGCCAGGGTCGGCAAGCCGGATCCGTTTACCGACGGCGCACGTGTCGGCAAGACCGACCCCTACACCGATGGCGCGAAGCTGGGCAAGCCCGACCCGTTCACCGACGGCGCCTGACCGCACCGCTGCAGTCCTCGCATGACCAATGGCCCGCTCGCGGGCCATTTTGCCGTGGTGCGCACGGTAGCCGAGGCATGGCGGCGCCCCTGCCATGACGGTGGCGCAGGTGCGGCGCTATACTTCGGCCTCTATCCAAATCAATGACCAGGAGAGTGGCATGCAGCAAAAGACGGTTCTGACGGCAGACGACGTGAAGAAGATCATGGCCGCAGCGGAAACCGAGGCAAAGAACCATCACTGGGCCGTGTCGATCGTCGTGGTCGACGACGGCGGCCATATGCTGGCCATGCAGCGCCTGGACGGCGCCGCGCCGATCTCGGCCTATATCGCCGGCGAGAAGGCGCGTACCTCGGCGCTGGGTCGCCGTGAGTCGAAGATCTACGAAGACATGATCAACAACGGCCGCTACTCGTTCATGACGGCGCCGGTGCTGCAGGGCATGCTGGAGGGCGGCGTGCCCATCGTCTGCAACGAGCAGGTGGTGGGTGCCGTCGGCGTGTCGGGCGTGAAGTCGACCGAGGACGCGCAGGTCGCGCGTGCCGGCATCGCCGCGCTGGGCCTGTAAGGCACCCGCCGGCGCTGGCGCCGGTGCATGAAAAAGCCCCGCAGGCACGGCCTGCGGGGCGGCATAAAAGAGGGCATGGCTGGGTACGGCCGGCCTGGCGTGGGGTCTGACTCCCGCCTGCGGCGCGCATACCTGGCTACTGCCCAACACCTCGTTCCGAGGTGGTCCCCACAAAAGTCTGTGCTGCCACGGTCGTGGCGTCCGCGCCTGGCGCGGTTTCATATCGCTTTCGCTTTACCCCGGCTGCCTCCCTTTCGGAATTGCCGCGGAGCCACGTTCATTTCGTCAGGATCAGCTTGCCGTAGCGCGTCACGCGCAGCGTGTAGACCTCGCCGTTGTGCAGGATCGGCAGCGTGTTGGCACCGCGCATGATGGCTTCCAGCGCCACCGGTTCGCCGGCGGGCGCCGAGCTCAGGCTGTCGCGTACCAGCGCTTCCAGGCGCGCGGGCAGGGCGGCCACGGCGGACTTGACCGAGGCGATCGCCGACGGCGCGGCCTTGACGCCGGCGTCCCGGCGCGGCTGCGCGGCCACGTCGACGCGGCGCAGCGACAGGCGGCGGCGGGTGACTTCACGGGGTTGCGACAGCGGCAGGGAAAGTGTGCTCATCATCTGGCTCCGTTCTGCGATAGGAGAGTAAGGGGGAGTGCGATCCGGGGCGGCGGTGCCGCGCCTGGCGCAGTCAATGGAAGGATATTAAATGAGAATTGTTATCATTACAATGGTCTCTCGCTAAGATTCGGACAACGACTACCGCCGCCGCCGTGGCGCGAACGGGCAGCTGTGGGCGCACTGGCGACACCATGCAAAAAGGGCACCCGAAGGTGCCCTTTGTCGTTCGAGGGCGCCCGCAGGCGCCGGCTTACTGCTTGGGTTCGGTGATGAAACCGATCTTGCCCAGGCCGCCATGCTGCGCGGCGGCCATGACCTCGGCCACGCGCTCGTAGCGCACCTCGCGGTCGGCGCGCAGGTGCAGCTCAGGCTGCGGCTGCTGCTGCGCGGCCAGCGCGATATTGCTTTCCAGCGTGGCCTGGTCCACTTCCACCTGGTTCCAGAAGACCTTGCCGCTTGCATCGATGGACACGTTGATGTTCTGCGGCTTGGGGTCGTTCGGCGTGTTGGTGGCGCGCGGCAGGTCGATCTTTACCGCGTGGTTGATCACGGGGATGGTGATGATGAAGATGATCAGCAGCACCAGCATGACGTCGACCAGCGGCGTCATGTTGATTTCGCTCATCACCTCGTCGTCGTCCCCTTCGAGAGTGCCGAATGCCATGATGACTTCCTTGCTAGCGGTTTAGCGCTGTGCCGCGGCCAGGCGCACGGTGCCGTCCTCGGCGCGGGCGCCGGTGGGGCGCACGCGCGCGCCGGTGACGAAGTAGGCGTGCAGGTCGTGGGCAAAGCGGTTGAGCTTCGAGATCACCGACTTGTTGCCGCGGGTGAGGGCGTTATAGCCCAGCACGGCCGGGATTGCCACGGCCAGGCCGAAGGCGGTCATGATCAGCGCCTCGCCCACCGGGCCGGCAACCTTGTCGATGGTCGGCACGCCCGAGGCGCCGATGCCGATCAGCGCGTGGTAGATGCCCCACACGGTGCCGAACAGGCCGACGAACGGCGCGGTCGAGCCCACCGATGCCAGCACCGCCAGGCCCGACTGCATGCGTGCCACCGACTCATCGATGGAGCTCTTCAGCGAACGGGTCAGCCAGTCGGAGATATCCATCACGTCGTGCAGCTGCGGCTGGCTGGCGCGATGGTGCTGGGCGGCTTCCTTGCCGGCGATGGCCAGCGTGCGGAACGGGTTGGCATCGCCGGCGCCCAGGGTTTCCAGGGCGTGGTCG
It encodes the following:
- a CDS encoding MotA/TolQ/ExbB proton channel family protein → MQDLGLTHLWSQGDFVMRATAIILLIMSLASWIVILTKAWDLVRLKKMAQGAEKRFWHSDDFDHALETLGAGDANPFRTLAIAGKEAAQHHRASQPQLHDVMDISDWLTRSLKSSIDESVARMQSGLAVLASVGSTAPFVGLFGTVWGIYHALIGIGASGVPTIDKVAGPVGEALIMTAFGLAVAIPAVLGYNALTRGNKSVISKLNRFAHDLHAYFVTGARVRPTGARAEDGTVRLAAAQR
- the pgsA gene encoding CDP-diacylglycerol--glycerol-3-phosphate 3-phosphatidyltransferase — encoded protein: MPFNIPILLTWLRVAMIPLVVGVFYLPDAWLPMHTKNLTAAAFFIIAAVTDWLDGFLARRWNQTSSFGAFLDPVADKLMVTAALLSLLALDRVTDLIALVIIGREITISALREWMAQIGASKSVAVNFLGKLKTTVQMVAIPLLLFSDRLFGFDAHLLGTWMIYVAAVLTLWSMIYYMKLAWPQIRERSSVVARAGAPK
- a CDS encoding YeiH family protein, giving the protein MSSVSSPRTAPAAAPALPPPWSQRLLTLLPLGGIAWLAIALAEHPAVARYGLSALTLAMCAGMVAANTLPRHWLAPLAPGMQVARHYLLRLGVALYGLRLTFASIVALGLPGIAVPLTMLVATLLFGTWVGTAFFGLSRREAILVSSGSAICGAAAAIAVSSVVRTDDKQTAVAVATVVLFGTVGMLLYPYLYELATGHWHWAVSERMFGIFTGATLHEVAQVIAAGKMISEPTADAAVVAKMVRVLALGPLLLVMALWPQGGSQSAQGGPGAGRLRGIMKSVPWFAVGFVAVMAVNSAGAVPAAWKAPLIALDNWLLACAMLAIGLHTRIGDLVRAGRKPLALAGVLFVFLMGVGALMCYAMA
- a CDS encoding hemin uptake protein HemP; translation: MSTLSLPLSQPREVTRRRLSLRRVDVAAQPRRDAGVKAAPSAIASVKSAVAALPARLEALVRDSLSSAPAGEPVALEAIMRGANTLPILHNGEVYTLRVTRYGKLILTK
- a CDS encoding LysR family transcriptional regulator, giving the protein MDLHPTPTAAPRPEQRPLRLTLRQLSVFVAVAQHGSTMAAAQALAMSQSAVSASLAELERALDSPLFDRIARRLSINETGRQFFPRALSLLDQAQELERFAGQTGVQLRIAASNTIGSYMLPPLLAGFRHSRSGPCTLDLRIGNTREVLQSLLQFEADIGLVEGASHERDLRSVRWCDDEMVVIVGPSHPLAAAPHDLVALRDAEWIVREPGSGTREVIEERLVPLLGELRFALELGNAEAIKRAVMSGFGVSCLSLHVVRDELERGTLVAIREGLPRIVRPLQLVVHQDKFPTQGLLAFTEYLRTMAPRIGA
- a CDS encoding cation:proton antiporter, producing the protein MHHATPLISTIVGGIVLAFILGAVASRLRLPPLIGYLCAGIVVGPHTPGYTADQALAPELAELGVILLMFGVGLHFSIKDLMAVKRIAIPGAVVQIGIATLMGMLVSWGFGWSWGQGLVYGLALSVASTVVLLKALQERNLVESPQGRIAVGWLIVEDLAMVLALVLLPAMASLLAGAGETADAGPGTGEVVLAIFATLGKVAAFVAVMLVIGRRFIPWMLERIVWTGNREMFRLGVLATALGVAYGAYALFGVSFALGAFFAGMVLAESEFSHRAAEESLPLRDAFAVLFFVSVGMLFDPMVLVNDPWGVLATVFIIVVGKSLAALGIVRAFGHAGQTGMTIAVSLAQIGEFSFILASLGVYLKILPERGQALILAGALLSIMLNPVLFHMLDLYTARRSRGADPQPA
- a CDS encoding biopolymer transporter ExbD, with product MAFGTLEGDDDEVMSEINMTPLVDVMLVLLIIFIITIPVINHAVKIDLPRATNTPNDPKPQNINVSIDASGKVFWNQVEVDQATLESNIALAAQQQPQPELHLRADREVRYERVAEVMAAAQHGGLGKIGFITEPKQ
- a CDS encoding heme-binding protein, translated to MQQKTVLTADDVKKIMAAAETEAKNHHWAVSIVVVDDGGHMLAMQRLDGAAPISAYIAGEKARTSALGRRESKIYEDMINNGRYSFMTAPVLQGMLEGGVPIVCNEQVVGAVGVSGVKSTEDAQVARAGIAALGL